The sequence GTAGAACGTCGCCGTGCTGTAAATCTCCGAGAGGGGGATGCCCAGCTTCCGGGAGAGCTTCTTCAGCTCGTCCTCGGGAAGGTAGTTGTGCGCTTTCTGGATTTCCTGCAAAGCGTGGATAAGAAGGGCCCTTGCCCTCTGCTCTTCCGTAAGGACCTTGCCCACCTCGCCGACGGCCTTATCCACCTGGAGCTTCTCGACCTTCATGAAGTCCTCCCTTTCCGATGGGATATAAAACGCCCTTCGCCGGTGGTGTTTCCGCTTTTTCCCCGCCCGGAAGGGCTGAAATGAGCCTGGTTCTTATAGTACCAGAAACAATCTTATAAAGCTCATTGAAAATATTTATAGTTTCATTAGTGCCAGCTAAAAGGACAAAAAAAGGCCCTCTTCGTCAAGAAGAGGGCCTTAAACCAGGCAGTAGCGGCTGCTACGAGATGCCCAGATGTGGTTTGACGTGCTTGTCGGCCTCTTCCAGCTTCCGGCGGGCCGCCATGTCCATGAGCACCCTTTCGGTACCGAACCTGCCCGGCTCGTAGGGGCGGAGCTTCAGCTCCTCGCGGGCCTTGTCGATATACTCCAGGGTCATCTGGAGGATCTTCTCCGGGTCGGGCTCGAAGCGCAGGCAGCCCTTGAACCGTTCGAACCACGTGTCGGTCATGATGTCGGTGACCACCTTGCTGGCCCCCACCGGGGAGTCGCCGCCGAAGATGACGGGTACGCCGCTGGCGGCGAAGTAGCAGCCGATGGCCACGGCCTTCTCGCTCATCCACTCCGGCGCGATGCCCACGGCGGGCATGCCGCCGATTTCGTCGGAGAGGCCGCCCTCGGCGGCCATGGCCGAGGCGATGGTCAGAATCCGGGAGTTGTCCACGCAGGCCCCCAGGTGCAGTATGGGCGGGATGCCGATGGCCTCGCAGACCTCCTTCAAGCCGGGCCCCGCCTGCTCCAGGGCGGTCTCCGGCGTGAGGTAGCCCGCGGTGCCGCAGGCCGCCGACCCGCACCCGGTGGAGACAATCAGCACGTCGTTCTTGATGAGCTCCGTGGCCAGGAACCGGTGTATGCCGGTGGCGGGAACCCGGGGGTTGTCGCAGCCGGCCAGGCCCACCACGCCGCGGACGCGGCCCGCCATGATGGCGTCGTTCAGGGGCCTGAAGCTCGCCCTCCAGCGTCCCCCCTGCATGTACTCGATGTACTCCTGGGAGAAGCCCGCCACCACCGGGTACTTCTCGGTGATGTGGCTTCCCTCGGCCTTCCTGTTGGGGAAATTGTCGATGGCGAGCCTGATGATCTCCTCGGCCACCTCGCGGGCACGGTGCTCGTCGTACTCGACGTGCACGGCGCCGGGAATCATCGCCTTCGGGGAGGTCGTGATGACCTTGGTGTGGAACTTCTTGGAAAGCTCCGTAATGGCCGGCATGATGCACTGCACGTCCACGCTCATGGCGTCTATGAGGCCCGTCATGAGGCCCAGCTCCTGGTTCGTGAACCCGCCGGCGGTGGGAATGCCGTGGCGCATGAGGACCTCGTTGGCGGTGCAGCACATGCCTCCGACGTTGATGCCCTTGGCCCCCTTGCTCTTGGCGTACTCCACGAGCTTGGGGTCCGAGGCCGCCTCCACAATCTGCTCGGCCAGCGAGGGCTCGTGCCCGTGGACGATGAGGTTGACCTGGTCCTCCAGGAATATGCCGAAGCTGGCCTCCGCCTTCACCGGCTTGGGCGTGCCGAAGAGGATGTCGGTGATGTCGGTGGATATCATCGAGCCCGCCCAGCCGTCGGCCAGCGAGGTCCTGAGGGCGTGCAGGAGCACGTGGTCCGGGTCGTGGTCCACGCCGATGCAGGTCCGGTGCATGGCCTCCACCACCTCGCGGTCGATGCCGCGGGGGATGATGCCCCACTTCTCCCACCGCTCCTGGGTCTTTCGGGGCGCCCGTTTGAGGTAGTTGATGTGGCCGTTCTGCCTGCCGAAGTCCTCCAGCAGCCTGGTGGCGACGTCGCGGGCCACGTCATTGACGGACCTGCCCTCGCCGTACTCGATGTCCAGGATGCCGGCCACCTTGTAGAGCTTCTTGACGTCCGTGATGCGGAAGTCCTTGGCCTCCCCCTCGGCAACGGCCAGAAGGGTGAGGGCCATGTCCCGGGCATGGTCGGAGTGGGCCGCCGTGCCGGCCGCAACCATTCTCAGGAGGTTCCGGGCGGCCACGGTGGGCAGATGCGCCCCGCAGATGCCGCGCATCTCCTCCTCGGCGTTCTTGCCGGTGAAGCGGCAGGGTCCCATGTGGCAGACCTTGCAGCAGGCCCCCTTCTCGCCGATGGGGCAGGGCTTCATCTTCTCGGCGCGCTCGAAGCACGTGGTGATGTCGTGCTGGCGCCCCCACTCTATGATTTTCTGAGCATCCGGACTGGCGCTTCGCGTGTGAGGAGTCTTCTCCATGTCTTCCTCCTTATATAATGGGCTCCATCTCCAGGGCGGGATGTCCCACGCTGGAGAGGAATTCCAGCAGTTTTTCGGAGTCCTCGCAGACGGTCTCGTCGGCTATCTTGTCCAGGAGGTCGGGGACGCCTTCCTCCTTGGCCCTCTCGTCGAAGCCCTCCTTGAGGGACTCCTTGAGGTTCTTCGTCATCCAGACGATCCTCTTTATGCCTCCGTCGCCGGAGAGGAATTTCTTGCTCACCACGAAGTTCCGCCCGATGCCCATGAACCCCGGGGACTGGAGGCCGCCGCCCACCGAGC comes from Nitrospirota bacterium and encodes:
- a CDS encoding CO dehydrogenase/CO-methylating acetyl-CoA synthase complex subunit beta (in acetogenic organisms, this enzyme complex converts carbon dioxide to acetyl-CoA while in methanogenic organisms this enzyme is used to degrade acetyl-CoA to form methane and carbon dioxide; part of an enzyme complex), which gives rise to SGGAVETLNLYTIMENPMTSCGCFECIIALVPEANGVMLVQRGHTGMTPAGMKFSTLAGSVGGGLQSPGFMGIGRNFVVSKKFLSGDGGIKRIVWMTKNLKESLKEGFDERAKEEGVPDLLDKIADETVCEDSEKLLEFLSSVGHPALEMEPII
- the cooS gene encoding anaerobic carbon-monoxide dehydrogenase catalytic subunit; protein product: MEKTPHTRSASPDAQKIIEWGRQHDITTCFERAEKMKPCPIGEKGACCKVCHMGPCRFTGKNAEEEMRGICGAHLPTVAARNLLRMVAAGTAAHSDHARDMALTLLAVAEGEAKDFRITDVKKLYKVAGILDIEYGEGRSVNDVARDVATRLLEDFGRQNGHINYLKRAPRKTQERWEKWGIIPRGIDREVVEAMHRTCIGVDHDPDHVLLHALRTSLADGWAGSMISTDITDILFGTPKPVKAEASFGIFLEDQVNLIVHGHEPSLAEQIVEAASDPKLVEYAKSKGAKGINVGGMCCTANEVLMRHGIPTAGGFTNQELGLMTGLIDAMSVDVQCIMPAITELSKKFHTKVITTSPKAMIPGAVHVEYDEHRAREVAEEIIRLAIDNFPNRKAEGSHITEKYPVVAGFSQEYIEYMQGGRWRASFRPLNDAIMAGRVRGVVGLAGCDNPRVPATGIHRFLATELIKNDVLIVSTGCGSAACGTAGYLTPETALEQAGPGLKEVCEAIGIPPILHLGACVDNSRILTIASAMAAEGGLSDEIGGMPAVGIAPEWMSEKAVAIGCYFAASGVPVIFGGDSPVGASKVVTDIMTDTWFERFKGCLRFEPDPEKILQMTLEYIDKAREELKLRPYEPGRFGTERVLMDMAARRKLEEADKHVKPHLGIS